Proteins from a genomic interval of Quercus robur chromosome 9, dhQueRobu3.1, whole genome shotgun sequence:
- the LOC126701110 gene encoding uncharacterized protein LOC126701110 has protein sequence MEIGLVQSKSSYRSIPDHRHYRLLLTLIGDHLLPCHYLSGLNLQASLLGYSDVASLKFILTVWGHHSSGIRSACLLNGVGWDGHMGTWGRVAHYFNYWATHEMSFHGHDESQDSSDKGKFLELLQFLGNHNESINEVLQKAPKNYKLTHSDIQKDIVNAIARETSKAIIKDLDNEFFSLLVDESFIDIQLQELNNHFSEANTNLLLCMACLNPSNSFVAFDKEKLIHLAKFYLSNFLGTNILALDSQLQNYIFNIRSNDLFLELQGVSELAEKLVNTRKYETYPLVYLLVRLTLTLPVTTATVE, from the exons ATGGAGATCGGATTGGTCCAGTCCAAATCGTCGTATCGGTCCATTCCAGATCATCGACATTATCGCTTGTTGCTCACCCTCATCGGAGATCACTTGTTGCCTTGTCACTACCTCAGTGGCCTCAACCTTCAGGCCTCCTTGCTCGGCTACTCCGATGTTgcctccctcaag TTTATCTTAACCGTTTGG GGGCATCACTCATCAGGCATTAGGAGTGCTTGTCTGTTGAATGGGGTGGGGTGGGATGGGCACATGGGCACATGGGGTCGAGTTGCACACTACTTTAATTATTGGGCTACACATGAGATGT CTTTTCATGGTCACGATGAATCTCAAGATTcaagtgataaaggaaaattccttGAGCTTCTACAATTTTTGGGGAATCACAATGAATCTATCAATGAAGTGTTACAAAAAGCTCCAAAAAATTACAAGCTTACCCACTCGGATATTCAAAAAGACATTGTGAATGCAATTGCACGTGAAACATCCAAAGCCATCATCAAGGATCTTGACAATGAGTTCTTTTCATTATTGGTTGATGAGTCAT TCATAGATATTCAACTTCAAGAGCTTAACAACCATTTTTCAGAGGCGAATACCAATTTGCTACTTTGTATGGCTTGCTTGAATCCAAGTAATTCATTTGTGGCTTTTGATAAGGAAAAGTTGATTCATCTAGCAAAGTTCTATCTATCTAATTTTCTTGGGACAAATATCTTGGCACTTGACTCTCAActacaaaattacatttttaatataCGCAGCAATGACTTGTTTTTAGAGCTTCAAGGAGTTAGTGAACTTGCTGAAAAGTTAGTGAACACAAGGAAGTATGAGACTTATCCATTAGTCTATTTGCTTGTGAGGTTAACTTTGACACTTCCTGTCACTACTGCAACAGTTGAATGA